One segment of Colias croceus chromosome 15, ilColCroc2.1 DNA contains the following:
- the LOC123697882 gene encoding uncharacterized protein LOC123697882 has protein sequence MDSEILYVNDHPCPHRIVRIPGDGSCLFHSLSFSMYGNTESSYEIRLAIVEYVVAHWDEFKVYTCDEHGDPYIDADLYSTAMVKTTTYGSVSELMAAAALYPYAFEVYENGLLRGSFGGDYGIINL, from the exons ATGGATTCGGAAATACTGTATGTGAATGACCATCCATGCCCACACCGGATTGTCCGTATACCTGGTGATGGTTCGTGTCTATTTCATTCTTTGTCATTCTCTATGTATGGGAATACTGAGTCGTCGTATGAGATTAGACTTGCTATAGTGGAGTATGTGGTAGCGCATTGGGACGAGTTCAAAGTGTATACGTGTGACGAGCACGGAGACCCCTACATTGACGCCGACCTGTACTCGACGGCAATGGTAAAAACAACTACCTATGGCTCCGTGTCTGAACTTATGGCTGCCGCAGCTTTGTATCCGTACGCTTTCGAGGTTTACGAAAACGGCCTTTTGAGAGGATCATTCGGTGGTGATTATGGAA TCATCAATTTGTGA